In Porites lutea chromosome 7, jaPorLute2.1, whole genome shotgun sequence, a single window of DNA contains:
- the LOC140942953 gene encoding coiled-coil domain-containing protein 170-like, whose protein sequence is MASLYSDRSDHFPKIPKQRLVEAKPGSQLTYLEDSGVDVRELWRDHGNERQLYRNSPPMIVGQRKSGSQSSSRTSSPVQRRNEVEVNAVSCRSPSISLELGSSLDETQLLRDKISRLQQEREHLSSQLSHYRQTAETAQTDLAAEKVVSSGLQQEVRDIQHRISEKDQQIIEFKCEIESNKQNAARQSALVQSLRERIREAEDSAAEKENFANRSDITITSLKKEMQNQQDRLQQVESSLKHHISAEEEASSRASKWESKYGELKAQLIKALQLDPSQAASGSVQSFLGRIADIVRERNNLQEKANTLSRNLHESSLESKASRETIMRLVSEVGQEKKSAGQSQEAINSLTRERDSLQQKIREMEIEVDRLKHQLAASQDAWGVAKKQLDEKHNKLEEMEQTLHTSEYTGQSAQSRLHNFKRHLAQLIGDLDDSVAAGEDVIISRVKNISRDYRDVKAREESLRVQLKNLAEELDSQRNLHRTTLKRANEAETQLKENQERVTGLEGELLTSDVERDQLKDDKRKFVAFCEKLARAMKLDEIADDVGLDVNGDALLARGEQLAKLETDALDDRKTTIYNLQRRVKWSKQQMESKDLHLGLLKKKVAELEDLLREKGRVEVERDENSLRYKKLVKHNDKLQRELLDYKQQVTKLKAKLLEASELRVRTLEQGRTIEDLENTVNKLAKSKHKTSAELHDLRSELEMTEANAREKKAQSSQTVQQLNRELQTTKQALEESRVREKQLLDFRQVLARLLGLDINTLSVPDYEIISRLERLVQAHHAHSITTHSLEASLQDMENGFRAGYDDAVAILRTPSPVKVS, encoded by the exons ATGGCATCTTTATATTCAGATAGATCAGATCATTTCCCCAAAATTCCAAAGCAAAGACTAGTAGAAGCCAAGCCGGGCTCTCAATTAACTTATCTTGAAGATTCTGGAGTGGACGTTCGAGAACTTTGGAGGGACCACGGCAATGAGAGGCAACTTTACAGAAATTCTCCGCCGATGATTGTAGGGCAAAGAAAATCTGGCAGTCAAAGTAGTTCACGTACAAGCTCACCTGTCCAAAGGCGAAATGAG GTTGAAGTGAATGCTGTGTCCTGCCGCAGCCCCTCCATTTCTTTAGAACTTGGTTCATCTTTAGATGAAACTCAGCTATTGAGGGATAAGATCTCAAGACTTCAGCAGGAGAGAGAACATCTTAGTTCACAG CTGTCACATTACAGGCAAACTGCTGAAACAGCGCAAACAGATCTAGCAGCTGAAAAAGTAGTTTCATCCGGGTTACAACAAGAG gTAAGAGACATCCAACACAGAATATCTGAAAAAGATCAGCAAATTATAGAATTTAAG TGTGAAATAGAAAGCAACAAGCAGAATGCAGCACGACAATCAGCCCTGGTGCAGTCACTGCGTGAAAGAATACGAGAAGCTGAAGATTCAGCAGCTGAAAAGGAGAACTTTGCAAATCGCAGCGACATCACCATAACctcattaaaaaaagaaatgcagaatCAACAAGATCGTCTTCAACAGGTGGAATCATCACTGAAACATCACATCAGTGCTGAGGAGGAAGCTTCTAGTAGGGCATCAAAATGGGAGAGTAAG TATGGCGAGTTAAAAGCCCAGCTGATCAAAGCTTTGCAGCTTGATCCATCACAAGCAGCGTCTGGATCAGTACAATCATTTCTTGGAAGA atcGCAGACATAGTCAGAGAAAGGAATAACTTACAAGAAAAAGCCAACACGTTGTCCCGCAACTTACATGAAAGCTCCTTGGAGTCTAAAGCAAGCAG GGAAACGATAATGAGACTGGTTTCAGAAGttggacaagaaaaaaaatcagctgGTCAGAGCCAAGAAGCAATCAACAGTTTGACTAGAGAGCGTGACAGCttacaacaaaaaattagagAGATGGAAATAGAGGTTGATCGATTGAAACACCAACTCGCTGCCAGTCAGGACGCGTGGGGAGTAGCGAAGAAACAGCTCGATGAAAAACATAATAA GCTGGAAGAAATGGAACAAACGCTTCACACCAGCGAATATACAGGCCAGTCAGCTCAATCGAGG TTGCACAACTTCAAGCGTCACTTGGCTCAACTTATTGGAGATTTAGACGACTCTGTTGCAGCAGGAGAAGATGTCATCATATCTCGGGTGAAGAATATTTCCAGAGATTACAGAGATGTTAAAGCG AGAGAGGAATCACTGAGGGTCCAGTTAAAGAACCTTGCAGAGGAGCTCGACAGTCAGAGGAACCTTCACCGCACTACTCTTAAACGAGCCAACGAAGCGGAGACCCAGCTGAAAGAGAACCAAGAGCGTGTAACAGGCCTCGAAGGGGAACTTCTGACATCGGATGTTGAGAGAGACCAGCTGAAAGACGACAAAAGAAAG TTTGTCGCCTTCTGCGAGAAGTTAGCCCGTGCCATGAAACTCGATGAAATTGCTGATGATGTTGGCCTAGATGTAAACGGAGACGCTCTGTTAGCGAGAGGAGAGCAACTTGCCAAGCTCGAG ACCGATGCCTTAGACGACAGAAAGACTACCATTTATAACCTACAAAGACGCGTGAAATGGTCAAAACAACAGATGGAGAGCAAAGACTTGCATCTCGGActtctgaaaaagaaagttgcgGAACTTGAAGATCTTTTACGAGAAAAAGGACGAGTCGAAGTCGAGCGAGATGAAAATTCGCTCAGATACAAAAAACTTGTTAAACACAATGACAAATTACAAAGGGAGCTGTTGGATTATAAACAACAGGTCACAAAACTGAAGGCGAAGCTTCTGGAAGCAAGCGAACTTCGA GTGAGGACTTTAGAGCAAGGGAGGACTATCGAAGACCTAGAAAATACCGTTAATAAACTGGCCAAGAGTAAACACAAAACATCGGCAGAACTACACGACCTAAGAAGCGAGCTTGAAATGACGGAGGCCAACGCACGAGAAAAGAAGGCCCAGTCTTCACAAACAGTTCAACAATTGAACAGAGAATTACAAACAACTAAACAAGCGCTGGAGGAGAGTAgagtcagagaaaaacag CTGTTGGATTTCCGCCAAGTGTTAGCTCGTCTTCTCGGCCTCGACATCAACACTCTCTCGGTCCCAGACTACGAGATCATTTCACGGCTGGAGCGCCTCGTTCAAGCCCACCACGCGCACTCCATTACCACGCACAGCCTGGAAGCTAGTCTCCAGGACATGGAAAACGGATTCCGCGCAGGCTATGACGATGCTGTAGCTATTCTTAGAACACCATCTCCCGTGAAAGTTTCATGA
- the LOC140943495 gene encoding 2-aminoadipate transaminase-like, translating into MNIFTTAYSHLEGRPDKIYSLSVGGPSSYLLQKAAELIQKATISLHKSEHCPNALQYGIEEGPMAFRMELAKFLSEHYADAVDQEDLWASAGASQGLDFIGHTLFQPGDVVFVEEPAYFIGLRALRDDLGMKVIGVPSDKDGMIVDELEKLLIEHSNDLRLPKEKKPYSAMLYIVPTFNNPTGSYLPAERCQKLIMLLRKHNVLALCDDVYNLLSLNECTTPPQRLFSFDKKSDADYKGNVISNGSFSKILGPGLRLGWIEAPERVRKVLKTSAYALSGGCFNQYMACVVSVAIQEGLLKEHLLMVRKVYSHQLDALCNALDKYLPGQFSYQKPTGGYFVWVTFPQEIDCDKLFDVCKNEYLIELNYGSRFCATPGKFKNCIRLSFSYNEPDDIEHCVKQIGKALKQSFGC; encoded by the coding sequence ATGAACATCTTTACAACAGCCTATTCACATCTGGAAGGTAGACCTGACAAAATTTACAGCCTGAGTGTTGGAGGGCCAAGCAGTTATCTTCTTCAGAAGGCAGCTGAACTCATCCAGAAGGCAACCATCTCTCTTCACAAATCAGAGCATTGTCCAAATGCACTCCAGTATGGTATTGAAGAAGGCCCCATGGCATTCCGCATGGAGCTGGCTAAGTTCCTCAGCGAGCATTATGCTGATGCTGTAGATCAAGAAGATCTTTGGGCTAGTGCTGGAGCCTCACAAGGTCTAGATTTCATAGGACACACTCTTTTTCAGCCTGGGGATGTAGTTTTTGTGGAGGAGCCAGCTTATTTTATTGGTTTGAGGGCCTTGAGGGATGATCTAGGAATGAAAGTCATTGGGGTCCCATCTGATAAAGATGGAATGATTGTTGATGAGCTAGAAAAGCTCTTGATTGAACATTCTAATGACCTGAGGCTTCCAAAGGAGAAAAAGCCTTACTCTGCAATGTTGTATATTGTCCCTACGTTCAATAACCCAACTGGATCCTATCTTCCTGCAGAGCGATGCCAGAAGTTGATTATGCTGCTTCGTAAGCACAACGTTCTTGCACTGTGTGATGATGTCTACAATTTGCTGTCACTCAATGAGTGTACAACACCACCACAAAGGCTTTTCTCTTTTGACAAAAAATCTGATGCTGATTACAAAGGGAACGTCATCTCTAATGGCTCATTCTCCAAGATACTTGGGCCAGGGTTGCGTCTTGGTTGGATAGAAGCACCAGAAAGAGTTCGAAAAGTGTTGAAAACTAGTGCTTATGCTTTGAGTGGAGGAtgctttaatcagtacatggcATGTGTTGTTTCTGTCGCAATACAAGAGGGTTTGTTGAAAGAGCACTTGCTCATGGTGCGCAAAGTCTATTCTCACCAGCTTGATGCATTGTGCAATGCCCTTGACAAGTACCTGCCTGGACAGTTTTCTTATCAGAAGCCAACTGGGGGTTATTTTGTGTGGGTAACCTTCCCCCAAGAAATTGATTGTGACAAACTGTTTGATGTTTGCAAGAACGAATATCTTATCGAGCTCAACTATGGATCACGCTTTTGTGCCACCccaggaaaatttaaaaattgcatAAGACTGAGTTTTTCTTATAATGAACCTGATGACATTGAACATTGTGTGAAGCAAATAGGAAAGGCCTTGAAACAGAGTTTTGGTTGTTAG
- the LOC140943442 gene encoding uncharacterized protein: MTTMFDYLSMHDKNMSTLRVGSPSADLRLRCGDLIQKAAMEVHRKENYANMFQYGPHGGSSAFKTEVAKFLSQEYNTRVDSEDIWVNAGATQGLQCIGNLLFQPGDVVFVEEPTYHIAQLVLKNDLSMNVVGVPSDQDGMIVDEFEKLLSQYSHQMRPSKERKPFSGFLYCIPTFNNPTGSILPEERCKKLVQLLRKYNLLALCDDVYNLLSYSLDEPPRRLFSFDDKSDPDYKGNVISNGSFSKLLGPGLRLGWMEAPEKVRKILQSSGYARSGGCVNHYTSCIVAMALQMGLMKEHLTFIRKAYCNRLNTLCSALEKYLPCPYTSKKPLGGFFVWVVLPSEVDCDKLYDICFEKYNVDFNKGSAFSSSGQFKNCMRLTFAFHDCPVIDHCVKQIASAIKEILT, translated from the coding sequence ATGACGACAATGTTTGACTACCTCAGCATGCATGACAAGAACATGTCCACTCTACGTGTGGGATCACCCAGTGCTGATCTACGTCTCAGGTGTGGTGACCTCATCCAAAAAGCAGCAATGGAAGTTCATAGGAAAGAAAATTATGCAAATATGTTCCAGTATGGCCCCCATGGTGGTTCATCAGCTTTCAAAACTGAAGTCGCAAAGTTTCTCAGTCAGGAGTATAATACTAGAGTGGACAGTGAGGATATTTGGGTCAATGCTGGTGCAACGCAAGGTTTACAATGTATTGGAAACCTCCTGTTTCAGCCTGGTGATGTAGTATTTGTGGAAGAACCCACATATCATATTGCTCAATTAGTCCTAAAGAATGATCTTAGCATGAATGTGGTTGGTGTTCCAAGTGATCAAGATGGAATGATAGTTGATGAGTTTGAAAAGCTTTTGTCACAGTATAGTCATCAGATGAGACcatcaaaagaaagaaaacctttCTCTGGCTTCCTCTACTGCATTCCAACTTTCAACAACCCTACCGGTTCCATTCTGCCAGAAGAGCGGTGTAAAAAGCTTGTTCAGCTGTTGCGTAAATACAACCTGCTTGCTTTGTGTGATGATGTGTACAACTTGTTGTCCTATTCTCTCGATGAGCCTCCACGAAGGCTCTTTTCGTTTGACGACAAATCTGATCCAGATTACAAGGGTAATGTTATCTCCAATGGGTCATTTTCCAAACTGCTGGGCCCTGGCTTGCGCCTGGGTTGGATGGAAGCTCCTGAAAAAGTGCGAAAGATTTTACAGTCAAGTGGCTATGCCAGGAGTGGAGGGTGTGTTAATCACTACACCTCCTGCATTGTTGCAATGGCATTACAAATGGGTCTTATGAAAGAGCATTTGACCTTCATACGAAAGGCTTATTGTAACCGATTAAACACTCTATGTAGTGCTCTTGAAAAGTACCTTCCTTGCCCCTATACGTCTAAGAAACCACTTGGAGGCTTTTTTGTTTGGGTAGTTCTTCCTTCTGAAGTTGACTGTGATAAGTTGTATGACATCTGTTTTGAAAAGTATAATGTTGACTTCAACAAAGGCTCTGCTTTTTCTTCCTCAGGTCAGTTTAAGAATTGCATGCGACTCACCTTTGCATTTCATGATTGTCCTGTGATTGATCACTGTGTAAAGCAAATAGCTTctgcaataaaagaaatattaacCTGA